ATGTTCTGAATAATTCTAAGGATTGAGTAGATTTTTTGTATTTCTAATATACTATATTTCTTAAATTTTCTTCCCGGCGGAAAATATGGCGGGCCTGTTCCGTCAGTTCCGCGGACGGTTCCGGGACGTCCTTCAAGGTATATTCCAGATTCAGTTCATCCCACTTGAAGCGTCCCATCTGGTGGAAGGGGAGCACGTCCACGCGCTCCACGTTGCCCAGGCGCGCCGCATAGCGGGAGAGCTCCGCGATGTCTTCCATGTTGTCCGTGAGGCCCGGAACCAGCACGTACCGGAGCCAGGCGGGTTTGCGGAGGGCGGCCAGGCGCTCCGCGAATTGCAGGGTAGGGCGCAGTTCCCCGCCTGTCAGGGCCTTGTACCGTTCCGGGTTCCATGCCTTGATGTCCAGCAGGACCAGGTCCGTGTTCGCCAGCATGTCTTCATCCGCATTCCGGCCCAGATGGCCGGAGGTGTCCAGGCAGGTGTGCAGCCCCAGGCCTTTGCATCCCTTCAGCACGGCTTTGGAAAAATCCGGCTGAAAGAGGGGATCGCCTCCGGACAGGGTGACGCCCCCGCCCGCCGCCAGCAGGAAATCCCGGTAACGGGCTATTTCTTCCAGAACGTCCGCCGCGCTTCTGTTCCGGCCCCGGCGCACACAGGAGGTATCCGGATTGTGGCAGTAGCGGCAGCGCAGGCTGCACCCGGACAGGAAGAGGACGAAGCGGATGCCGGGACCGTCCACGGTGCCGCAGGATTCCACGGAATGGACCAGTCCCGCGGCGGCGGATTCACCGCCCGGAACCGGGTTCTGGGGAAAAGCCTGGGGCATCCGCTTCCTGGCTGGGTTAACGGGTGTGGAAGGTTCGGTTGAGAACCTCCTCCTGCTGTTCGCGGGTGAGCTTGATGAAGTTCACGGCATAGCCGGAAACGCGGATGGTCAGCTGCGGGTATTTTTCCGGGTGGTCCATGGCGTCCAGCAGGGTTTCCCGTTCCAGCACGTTCACGTTAATGTGGTGCCCTGTGGCGGCAAAGTAGGCGTCCAGCAGGGAGACGAGCTTGGCGCGGCGTTCCCCTTCTTCCTTGCCCAGGGCCTGCGGCACGATGGAGAAGGTGTAGGAAATGCCGTCCAGGGAGTCGTCATAGGACAGCTTGGCGACGGAAAGCATGGAGGCCACGGCTCCGTTTTTATCCCTGCCGTGCATCGGGTTGGCCCCGGGCGCGAAGGGTTCCCCGGCGCGGCGGCCGTCCGGCGTATTGCCCGTCTTCTTGCCGTAAACCACGTTGGAGGTAATGGTCAGGATGGACTGGGTGGGCAGGGAGCCGCGGTAGGTGTGGAGCTTGCGCAGTTTTTCCATGAACCCGGTGACCAGGCCGCATGCGATCTCGTCCACGCGCGGATCATTGTTCCCGTAGCACGGGAATTCACCTTCCGTCCTGAAATCCACAATAAGGCCGTCTTCATTGCGGATGGCCTTCACCGTGGCGTATTTAATGGCGGACAGGGAGTCCGCGGCCACGGAGAGCCCGGCGATGCCCGTAGCCATCGTTCGCAGGATTTCAGGATCATGCAGCGCCATTTCAATGCGTTCATAGCAGTACTTGTCGTGCATGTAGTGGATGATGTTCAGGGCGTCAATATAGGTCTTGGCAAGCCAGTCCTGCATCTTGTCGTACAGGGCCATCACTTCATCATACTTCAGAATCTCCTCCGTATAGCGCGGGGAGGGCGGGGCCACCTGTTTGCCCTTGAGTTCATCCATGCCGCCGTTCAGGGCATACAGCAGGCATTTGGCCAGGTTGGCGCGCGCGCCGAAGAACTGCATCTGCTTGCCGATGCGCATGGCGGATACGCAGCACGCGATGCCGTAGTCGTCACCCCAGTGCGGGCGCATCAGGTCATCGTTCTCATACTGGACGGAGGACGTCTCAATGGAGACCCTGGCGCAGAAGCTCTTGAAGGCTTCCGGCAGGTTCCCGGCCCACAGCACGGTCAGGTTCGGTTCCGGAGCGGGACCCAGGTTGTACAGGGTCTGGAGCATGCGGAAGGAGCTGCGGGTGACCAGGGTGCGGCCGTCTTCCCCCATGCCGCCGATGGATTCCGTTACCCAGGTGGGGTCCCCGGAGAAAAGGTTGTTGTAGTCGGGCGTGCGGATGAAGCGGACGATGCGCAGTTTCATCACGAACTGGTCCATGATTTCCTGCGCCTCCTCCTCCGTAAGGAGGCCCTGCTCCAGGTCCCGGGTGAAGTAGATGTCAAAGAAGGTGGAGACGCGGCCCAGGGACATGGCGGCTCCGTTCTGTTCTTTCACGGCAGCCAGGTAGCCCAGGTAGGTCCACTGGACGGCTTCACGGGCATTTGCGGCGGGGCGGGCCAGATCGCAGCCGTAGGAGGCGCCCATCCGGGCGAGTTCCTCCAGGGCGCGGATTTGCTCGCTCATTTCCTCGCGCAGGCGGATGACCTCGTCCGTGAGGGGGATATTCTCATGGCGTTTGAGGTCCTTGCGGCGTTCGGCGGCCAGTTTGTCCGTGCCGTACAGGGCCACGCGGCGGTAGTCCCCGATGATGCGCCCGCGGCCGTAGGCGTCCGGAAGCCCGGTGATGATGCCGGCGGAACGGGCCGCGCGGATGTCTGAGGTGTAGGCGTCAAAAACGCCCTCGTTGTGCGTCTTGCGTATCTTGTTGAAAATGTCCGCAGTCTTTTCGCACATCTTGAACCCGTAGGCTTCCAGGGCCTGCTGGGCCATGCGCAGGCCGCCGAAGGGCATCAGGGCGCGTTTCAGGGGGGCGTCCGTCTGCAGGCCCACCACCACCTCCAGCTCCTTGTCAATGTAGCCGGGCTTGTGGGAGACGATGGAGGAAACCACTTCCTCGTCCGCATCCAGCACGCCGCCGTTGTCCGTTTCCTGTTTCAGCAGGACTTTCAGTTCCTCCCAGAGTTGAAGCGTGCGCCGGGATGGCCCGGAAAGAAAATCTTCATTGCCGGAATAAGGCGTGTAATTGTTCTGGATGAAATCCCGTACGTCGATGGACTCCGTCCATGCTCCGGGCTTGAATCCCTGCCATTCCTGGGGGAGGGCGGGGGATGCCTTCAAGTCTTTTGCCATGCTGATCATAAATAGGATATGGTGTGGAAAAACGGAGAGGACGGCCCCGGCCTTTGAAAGGGCCGGAAACGGCGAAACTCCGCGCCGCTTGACTATACCGGGAATTTGCGGGGGCAACAAGGCCAATTCTTCCGGGTCCGGTTACCGGGGCGGGGAGCCTGGCCTGTTTCAAGAATCCAGCCGTTCCGGAATGGGAATGAGGAAAAAACGGGAGCGCGGAAGCGGGGGAAATAGTTTTTCTTTACTTTCCGGGGCGCGGCCACAATATTTTAACAATGCCGGGTTCCCATTTATTAAGATGTTTATTGCTGGCTGGCGTTTCCTGGATGGCCTTATTTTCCGGAGTCTGCGCGGATGAGCTGCCTTCTACGCTGAAGCCTCAAGTAAACGAGCGCGCCGTCTATGGCTGGAATGCACGCCATCAGGCCGTAATGCAGCGGAACCGGACGGTTAAGCCGGAATATGTCATCTTTGGTGACAGCATTACCCACCGCTGGGGGGGGGAGCCTTCCGGGGATAAAAGGGCCCTGGGGGCGGGAAAAGCGGCGTGGGAGAATCTTTTTTCTCCGCATACGGTGACCAATATGGGTTTTGGCTCTGATTATGTGGACAATGCCTACTACCGTGTGCAGCTTGGTGAATTGGACGGAATCTCTCCGCGCGTGATCATCGTGCTTTTGGGAACCAACAATATTGGCGGCAGGAAGGATACTCCCCGGGCATGTGCGGATAACCTTAAGGCTTTCGTGAGCCTGGTGCGCGAGAAGTGCCCCTCTTCCAAAATCCTGCTCCTGGGCATTTTGCCCAGGAAGGAAAAGGAACTGGCGCCCCTGATTATGGAAACTAATCAAATAATATCTGGTCTGGCTGATGGAAGCACGGTGTTTTTTGCCAATCCGGGCACAGGGTTTCTGGCAAAAGATGGCGTGTCTCCAAAGCGCGGCCTGCTGGTGGATGGCTTGCATCCCGGTGCCAAGGGATACGATGTGCTGGGAAAGGAACTGAGTTTGCTTCTGAAAAAAATGGACGGCAAGTACAAGGGAAGCTCCGTAGTCCGGTAAAAGGGGAATGGAACAGTGAGCTTCCCGGTATGCCGGCGCGGCGGGGCCAACCGTTAAAACAGTGGTATTTTCCATCCGGGAAGGGATGCCGCCGCATGCAGCCTTGATGTGTGGGAGGATTTCCCTACACTGGATTCCAATTCAGCCGTTCCGTCATGAATTTCCAGTTGTATACGCTTACCGTGATGCTGGGCGCCCTTCTGGCGTTTCCTGCAACTTCCGCTCCGGCGCCCGCTCTGCCTTCCACCCTGAAGCCGGAACCCCACCAGCGGGATCCGTATGACTGGAATGCCCGTCATGAGGCCGTCAAAAAGCGGAACCGGTCCGTCAAGCCGGAGTATGTGATGATCGGGGACAGCATCACCCATCATTGGGGCGGGGAGCCCTCCGGAGACGGCAGGAAGGCGGGAGGGGCATCCTGGGATCAGCTGTTCGGCCCTCATGCGGTGACCAACATGGGCTTTGGTTTTGATTATGTGGACAATGCCTATTACCGCGTGCAGAACGGGGAACTGGATGGCATCTCCCCGCGGGTCGTCATCGTGCTGCTGGGAACCAATAATCTGGGCCACCGGAAGGATACGCCGCAGGCGTGTGCGGACAATATCAAGGCGTTCGTGCTCCTGGTGCGCCGGAAGTGCCCTTCTTCCAAAATCCTGCTGCTGGGCATTCTGCCCAGGAAAGAGAAAGACCTGGCGGACCCGGTGAGGGAGACGAACAAGCTGCTGGCGAAGCTTCACAATGGGAAAAACGTCTTCTTTGCCGATCCGGGGAAGGCGTTCCTTTCCGCGGACGGCGTTTCTCCCAAAAATGAATTCATGAAAGACGTGGTGCACCCCAATGCCAGGGGGTACGAGGCGCTGGAAAAGGAGCTGGCCGCACTGCTGAAAAAGATGGATGCGAAGTACCGCGGTGGAAAACCCGCCGGGAAGCAGGCCTGACAGTGGTCTTTTTGAATAAGGAGGGATTTGGGCTTGAAGGGATAGCCCGTTCCGTAAGAATATACCGCCTTTAGTCTGAGTATCCGTTTTATGAAAAGCCTGTTGTTTGCCTTGCTTGCCGGTTCTGTCTGCTGCTGTTATGCCCAGCAGGCCGCCGTTCCCGCTCCGGAGCCTGAAGTTGTAGCCACGCCGCCGTCCGATGCCGGACGAGGCCTCATCCGCGTGAATTCCCGTGAAATCCGCCATTACTCCGGCACCCGCAAGGAGCCGGATTACCTGGTCAGCAAGGATAACGGGAAAACCTGGGAAATGAAGGAGGCCCCTGCCGGCTACCCGCCCAACTATGGAGGCATTCCCAAGGAATCCCCGGCGATTGCGCGCAATCCCCTCACCAGGGAATTCATCCGCGTGCAGCCCATCGGAGGGTTTATCTTCCTTTCCAAGGGAGGCCTGGACGGCAAGTGGTTTGCGGTCACGAATGACGGCAAGCTGGAGGAGGACTGGAAGAATCCGGAGAAGCAGAAAAATCTGAAAAAACTGGGCGGCATCATGCGCACGCCCACTTTTGTCAACAAGGGCAAGAGGGTGATTGTGCCGTTCCACAACATGGGTGGCGGCACCAAGTTCCACATTTCCGATGACGGCGGGCTCACCTGGCGCGTGTCCAAAAATGGCGTTACCTCTCCCAGGCATGAAGCCAAGCCGCCCCACCAGGGCGTCAGATGGTTCAACAATGCCGTGGAAGCCACGGTGCTGGAAATGAAGGACGGCACCCTGTGGGCGCTGGCCCGCACCTCCCAGGACCAGGCGTGGCAGGCGTTCTCCAGGGATTACGGGGAGACGTGGAGCAAGCCGGAGCCGTCCCGCTTCTTCGGCACCCTGACCATGAACACGCTGGGACGCCTGGATGACGGAACCATCGTCTCCCTGTGGACCAACACGATGGCCCTGCCGGAAAACGCCACGGCAGGCAACGGAACGTGGGAGGATGTGTTTACCAACCGTGATTCCCACCACATCGCCCTCTCCGATGACGAGGGCAAGACCTGGTACGGATTCCGTGAAATCATTCTGGATGAACACCGCAACCATCCCGGCTACGCCACGCTGGACGGTCCGGAAGACCGCGGCAAGCACCAGAGTGAAATGGTGCAGCTGGACAAAAACCGCATTCTCATTTCCCTGGGGCAGCACAAAAACCACCGCCGCCTGGTCATTGTGGACCGCCGCTGGGTGGCCGCCAAAACGCGCGCCACGCAGACGGGCAGGGATTTGGACGCCCAGTGGACTATCCATACCTATATTCCGCAGAAAAAAGGCCATTGCAGCTACAACCGGAAGCCCTCCGCGGAACTGGTTCCGGACCCCTCCGGCGGGGAAAAGAAAGTGCTGCAAATCAGGCGCCTGAATGATCCCGAACTGGTTAATGAGAAATCCAAGGTGGATTACCAGAACGGGGGCGCTACCTGGAACTTCCCGAACGGGACCACGGGGCTGGTCAAATTCCGTTTCCGGGTGGCGGACGGGGACCAGGCGGACGATTCCGGCCTTCAGGTTTCCCTGACGGACCGCTTGTTCAATGCCTGTGACACCACCACGAAGGACTACGCCCTGTTTACCTTCCCCATCAAGCTGAAGCCCGCCCCCCATCTGCTGCTTGGCATGAAAAAAGTGCCTTTTACGCCCGGAGCGTGGCATGAGGTCTCCATTCTCTGGCAGGGCTCCCAGGCTGTGGTTTCCCTGGACGGGAAAAAGGCGGGCACGCTGAAAATGGTGAACCAGTCTCCCAACGGGGCCAGTTACATCCATTTCATCAGCACCGGGACCAAGCCGGACGCGGGCGTTCTGCTGGATACGGTGAACGCCCGGGTGAAATGAGAGGCGCCCGCGCAGGGGGGAAGCCGGGCCTAGCGGCTTCCGCTCTGCGGAAGCGGGGAGGTGCTTAACTCCGGCAGGTGTTTCAGAACCTGGTGCAGGTGGTCGTTTGACCGGTTGCCGATCTGCTGGAGGGCCGTGCGGCCGTACTTGTCCCGCAGGGCAGGGTCTGCCTGGTGGTCCAGCAGAAGCCGTGCAATGCCCAGCTTCAGCCGGTCCAGGGTATCGTCCCCCAGCAGCATGTCCCGGCAGCACAGCATCAGGGGCGTTTCCCCGGCTGCGTTTTGATGGTTGACGTCCGCCCCCTCGCTGATAAAGAGGTTGACCAGTTCCCTGATTTGAGGGAGGTGGGATACATCAATAAAAGCCAGTTGGCGGCACAGGTTCAGCAGGGCCGTGTCTCCCGCGGAATCCGGCGGGGCTGTGGTCATGGGCATGGCCGTGTTGACGTCCGCCCCGTATTCCAGCAGGGTATGGGCTATTTGCAGCGCGGTTTTCGGCCTGTTCAGGTTCAGGGAAAGGAGGGGTGGGGTCATCTCCCCGCGGAAATTGGGATCATACCCGGCCTCGCAAAGCTTGCGGACCAGAAGGGGGTATCCGGCGGCGGCGGCCCAGGTCAGCAGACTGGTTTTTTTACCCCTCAATTCCGGCTGGAGGGAAATATCCGCCCCGCATTTGAGAAGAAAAAGAGCCGCCTCCTCATACGGCGCCCCTCCGATGCCGGCCACGCAGGTCATGACCAGCGGAGGCCATCCCATCGGGCCCGGTTTGTCCACATCCGCGCCGTACTGAACCAGCAGGTTGAGGCAGGAAAGCCTGTTGTGCACCGGGAGGGGATGGGTGTCATCCATTCCGGGATGGCACGCGTCGGTCAGGGGAGTATCCCCCTGCTCGGAACCCGGTATGGATGGAATGGCATGTTGCGGCAGGATGATCTGGAGGTTCGGGTCCGCATTGCGTTGCAGGAGGCGGTTCAGCAGCTGCACCTGTCCCAGCCCGGCAGCCAGGTGCAGGAGGGTTTCATGGGAGGAAGTGCGGCAGCGTCCGTCCGCCCGCTCCACCGTATTCC
This DNA window, taken from Akkermansia muciniphila, encodes the following:
- the pflA gene encoding pyruvate formate-lyase-activating protein, which gives rise to MPQAFPQNPVPGGESAAAGLVHSVESCGTVDGPGIRFVLFLSGCSLRCRYCHNPDTSCVRRGRNRSAADVLEEIARYRDFLLAAGGGVTLSGGDPLFQPDFSKAVLKGCKGLGLHTCLDTSGHLGRNADEDMLANTDLVLLDIKAWNPERYKALTGGELRPTLQFAERLAALRKPAWLRYVLVPGLTDNMEDIAELSRYAARLGNVERVDVLPFHQMGRFKWDELNLEYTLKDVPEPSAELTEQARHIFRREENLRNIVY
- the pflB gene encoding formate C-acetyltransferase, producing MISMAKDLKASPALPQEWQGFKPGAWTESIDVRDFIQNNYTPYSGNEDFLSGPSRRTLQLWEELKVLLKQETDNGGVLDADEEVVSSIVSHKPGYIDKELEVVVGLQTDAPLKRALMPFGGLRMAQQALEAYGFKMCEKTADIFNKIRKTHNEGVFDAYTSDIRAARSAGIITGLPDAYGRGRIIGDYRRVALYGTDKLAAERRKDLKRHENIPLTDEVIRLREEMSEQIRALEELARMGASYGCDLARPAANAREAVQWTYLGYLAAVKEQNGAAMSLGRVSTFFDIYFTRDLEQGLLTEEEAQEIMDQFVMKLRIVRFIRTPDYNNLFSGDPTWVTESIGGMGEDGRTLVTRSSFRMLQTLYNLGPAPEPNLTVLWAGNLPEAFKSFCARVSIETSSVQYENDDLMRPHWGDDYGIACCVSAMRIGKQMQFFGARANLAKCLLYALNGGMDELKGKQVAPPSPRYTEEILKYDEVMALYDKMQDWLAKTYIDALNIIHYMHDKYCYERIEMALHDPEILRTMATGIAGLSVAADSLSAIKYATVKAIRNEDGLIVDFRTEGEFPCYGNNDPRVDEIACGLVTGFMEKLRKLHTYRGSLPTQSILTITSNVVYGKKTGNTPDGRRAGEPFAPGANPMHGRDKNGAVASMLSVAKLSYDDSLDGISYTFSIVPQALGKEEGERRAKLVSLLDAYFAATGHHINVNVLERETLLDAMDHPEKYPQLTIRVSGYAVNFIKLTREQQEEVLNRTFHTR
- a CDS encoding GDSL-type esterase/lipase family protein, yielding MALFSGVCADELPSTLKPQVNERAVYGWNARHQAVMQRNRTVKPEYVIFGDSITHRWGGEPSGDKRALGAGKAAWENLFSPHTVTNMGFGSDYVDNAYYRVQLGELDGISPRVIIVLLGTNNIGGRKDTPRACADNLKAFVSLVREKCPSSKILLLGILPRKEKELAPLIMETNQIISGLADGSTVFFANPGTGFLAKDGVSPKRGLLVDGLHPGAKGYDVLGKELSLLLKKMDGKYKGSSVVR
- a CDS encoding GDSL-type esterase/lipase family protein, with the translated sequence MNFQLYTLTVMLGALLAFPATSAPAPALPSTLKPEPHQRDPYDWNARHEAVKKRNRSVKPEYVMIGDSITHHWGGEPSGDGRKAGGASWDQLFGPHAVTNMGFGFDYVDNAYYRVQNGELDGISPRVVIVLLGTNNLGHRKDTPQACADNIKAFVLLVRRKCPSSKILLLGILPRKEKDLADPVRETNKLLAKLHNGKNVFFADPGKAFLSADGVSPKNEFMKDVVHPNARGYEALEKELAALLKKMDAKYRGGKPAGKQA
- a CDS encoding sialidase family protein, which translates into the protein MKSLLFALLAGSVCCCYAQQAAVPAPEPEVVATPPSDAGRGLIRVNSREIRHYSGTRKEPDYLVSKDNGKTWEMKEAPAGYPPNYGGIPKESPAIARNPLTREFIRVQPIGGFIFLSKGGLDGKWFAVTNDGKLEEDWKNPEKQKNLKKLGGIMRTPTFVNKGKRVIVPFHNMGGGTKFHISDDGGLTWRVSKNGVTSPRHEAKPPHQGVRWFNNAVEATVLEMKDGTLWALARTSQDQAWQAFSRDYGETWSKPEPSRFFGTLTMNTLGRLDDGTIVSLWTNTMALPENATAGNGTWEDVFTNRDSHHIALSDDEGKTWYGFREIILDEHRNHPGYATLDGPEDRGKHQSEMVQLDKNRILISLGQHKNHRRLVIVDRRWVAAKTRATQTGRDLDAQWTIHTYIPQKKGHCSYNRKPSAELVPDPSGGEKKVLQIRRLNDPELVNEKSKVDYQNGGATWNFPNGTTGLVKFRFRVADGDQADDSGLQVSLTDRLFNACDTTTKDYALFTFPIKLKPAPHLLLGMKKVPFTPGAWHEVSILWQGSQAVVSLDGKKAGTLKMVNQSPNGASYIHFISTGTKPDAGVLLDTVNARVK
- a CDS encoding ankyrin repeat domain-containing protein; this encodes MTLRKKTLWFFGALSVFAALVAGSTIFWFLRNDPTPAEWKFNPLWTKAEKEQILAVADFTEHRSPERFIFRGLCPNSRHIDWHMFSEVSMRQYMQEEIRERLQMIRNTVERADGRCRTSSHETLLHLAAGLGQVQLLNRLLQRNADPNLQIILPQHAIPSIPGSEQGDTPLTDACHPGMDDTHPLPVHNRLSCLNLLVQYGADVDKPGPMGWPPLVMTCVAGIGGAPYEEAALFLLKCGADISLQPELRGKKTSLLTWAAAAGYPLLVRKLCEAGYDPNFRGEMTPPLLSLNLNRPKTALQIAHTLLEYGADVNTAMPMTTAPPDSAGDTALLNLCRQLAFIDVSHLPQIRELVNLFISEGADVNHQNAAGETPLMLCCRDMLLGDDTLDRLKLGIARLLLDHQADPALRDKYGRTALQQIGNRSNDHLHQVLKHLPELSTSPLPQSGSR